Below is a window of Planctomycetia bacterium DNA.
GCGTTTAAGCAATGGGAGCAGGAAGTCGCGAAGCTCTCCGCCGACGAACGGATCGCGGCCGTGACTCGGAAGTTGACGGAGCTCAATCCCGGCTACGACGGAAAGTATTTTCGAATTGTCGCCGAACGGGATGTGTGCGCATTTGTCGGAGTTTCCAATCGGTTGAAAGACATCTCCCCGCTCGCAGCGTTGAGAAATCTGCGATCGGTGCGAATCGAGGACGATCTTTTTCTTCCGTCCGACAAGCCGAACAGGCTTTCCGATCTCTCGCCGCTCCGCGGGCTGCCGCTGACGTATCTAAGTATCGAAGACTTGCCGGTGTCCGATCTGTCGGCCCTTCGAGGCATGCCCTTGGAAGAGATCGAATTGATTCAGACGAAAGTCGCCGATCTTTCTCCGCTGCGCGGAATGCCGCTCACGAGTCTGCAGTGCCCGGGCGCGCCGGTTTCCGATCTCTCGCCGTTGTACGGTTGCGAGAAACTCTACGACGTGAATCTTTATGGAACGAAAGTTACCGGAGTCGATGTCGCAGGCTTGCAAAAAGCACTACCCCAGTGCGCCATCGATTGGGACGAGCCCCTTCGGCCGATCACGACGCTCGCCGACCCTGCCTTTCAAAAATGGCTGAAGGAAGTTGCCGCACTCCCGCCGGCTCGGCAAATGGCAGCGTTCACGCATAAGATCGCCGAACTCAATCCCAACCTCGGTTATGACAAGGAACTTCGCGATATTTACGAAGATTCCGCGATCTCTCTCGACGGCCTAAGTCCTTGGAAACCAGATGGCGTCGTAATTGATTTAGGATTTTTCACGCATCGCATCACCGATCTTTCGCCGGTTCGTGCTTTCCCCGGACTCAAGACCCTTCGTGCTTACGGCTGCACGTTGGAGAAGCGGTTCGCGCTGCAGGATCTCTCACCGCTCAAAGGGTTGCCCCTCACCTATCTCGACATTAACTACACCCGAGTTGCCGATCTCGCTCCCTTGGCCGGCATGCCGTTGACGACGTTGGACTGCTCCATAACGGGGGTCTCGGACCTCGCGCCGCTCAAAGGGGCGCCGCTCGTCGTGCTCGATTGCGGCAGCACGAAAGTCGCCGATCTTTCCCCGTTGAAAGGGATGCGGCTAGAGCGATTCCATTGCGGCTACACTCCGGTCGCCGACTTGTCTCCCTTGAAGGGGATGAAACTGACGGCCGTTTCCTGCGGTCGAAACGTCTCCGATCTCACGCCGCTCGCCGGCATGCCCCTCACCGAGATCGACTTTGTTGGATCGAAAATATCGGACTTGTCGCCGCTCAGAGGAATGACGTTAACGAAGGTGTGTGGCGATTATACGTTCGTCGTCGATCTCTCCCCGTTACGAGGAATGCCGCTCACCGAAGTTTCATTTAGCAACACACGCGTGTCGGACCTTTCGCCGCTGCGGGGGATGGATCGCTTGGAGAACGTGAATTTCTCGCAAAGTGCGGTGGTCGACGTTTCTCCCTTGAAAGACTGCAAGAGCCTGAAGATGGTGAGGCTCGATTCGACGAAAGTAACCGCCGCCGACATCGACGAGTTGCACAAAGCGCTCCCGCAATGCGACATCTATTGGGACGGCCCGACCGTGCATGGGGCGAAATAACCCGACCACGGCTTCGCGTTCTTACGGCTTCAGCGCCTTCTCGCGTTCGGCGGCGCGGGCTTTTTCTTCCGCTTCCCGTTTCATCACGTCTTTCGGATGTTTCGAGAACGACTCGAAGACGTCGCCGTTTACTAAGTCGGCCAGTTTGCCGAGCTCTTTGAGGATGATCGGTTCGGCTTCGGGAGCCAGTTTCGAGGTGTTCGACTCGTAGCCGCCGACCGCGTAAGCGGCCGTCGTGGCGATGTAGCCGATGTTGCCGTTGGCATAGCCGACGATGATCGGAATCGCGCGATCGGTGATCGCCGCTTCGAGCTTGAAGCCGAACTCGACCATCGGTTCGCCCGGCATCGTGAGAAACAGATACGGCCCGATCTTCAGCGCTTGCAGTTCCGTGCGCACAGGCTGCTCTTTGCCGGGAAGCTCGATCACGCTGCTCGCCGACTTGATGGCGTAGTAGTCGCGCCGCTCCTTGAGCTTCTCGCGCGTCACGTTCGCGGCCAGCGAGCGCACGACGGCGCTGCCGAGATCGCGTCCGGCCCATTGAATGTCGGCCTCGTCGGCACAGCGATAGGGATAGCCCGGCAAGTTCGGACGAATATCTCCCGCGCAACCTTGGAGGAACAGCGCGTGAGTCTTGCCGCCGTAGCACATCTCGACGAACGACTGCGCCTCGCCGGGAAAGTCGGCGCTCATCTTCGGATAGCCGCCCGGATAAGGGACCGAGCCCTTATCGCCCCAGGTGAAGAAGCAGGGATGACACACGGCATGCATCACGACCGCGACCGGCGTGAGCGACTTGCCGTCGTCGAAGCGGAGCACCTTCACGCGCGGGTCGTTCGGACCGTCGGGATTGAGCCGGAAGACCACGCGGCCGTCGATCGTTTTGCGGCGATTGATGCCGAACCCGATCTTGTCTTCGCCGTAGCCGACGGTGACGGGCCGCAGTTCGCCGAACGCTTGCTTCGTCGCGGCCGCGAGCTTTTCGATCAGCTCGGCACCCCACTCCGGATTTTCCTTGAAGCCGGGGGCCGAGTGATTGTGCGAAGCGGCGACCATGATGTTGGCTGCGGGAATGCCGGTCTCGGTTTCGATCTTCGCGCGAACCGGACGGACGAGCTCTTCCCACGCGCCGATCACGTCGAGCGTGATGATCGCGGCTTTCGTTTCGCCGTCGTCGAGCACAAGGACGCCGGCCCTGAGCGGATCGCGCACGCCGGTGACTTTGCGACGATGCCCGACGACGGAAAAATCTTCGACCTTCGCCGGCGTGATGTCGACCTTCGCCGATCCGGCCCGCAGGTTCGATTGGACGGGAAAGGTGCCGTCGGCCGGCGCTTGGGCCGCGGCCTGGCCTGCGAGCAGCGCAAAACCGCAAGCGAGGAGCAAGCTCGGCATGAGGCGGAAGATTCGGCGAACGAGTCGGAGTGAAATCGGCATGGCGGGTCGTCCTTCGAGTCGGGCAAGGAGCCGTTACGGCGGGTTGGTGGGAGCTGCTATCGTCGTCGAGCGCTCGGCCGCTTGCAACGGTCATCTTCCGAGGGCCAAACATTGCAATCGCGCGGCGCATGATTTAATCTGAAGCCTCGATACGCGACCGTTTCGCACACCCCGGTCGACGTATCCGTAGTTCGCGACTTCGCCCACCGCGAACGTTGGTGATTCCTTATCTGCTCCTCTGCGGAGTGTTCGTCGTGGTGCGCGCGTCTTCTGCGCAAACCGCGACGCACGCCCCCGAGCGAGCGATTCCTTCGGCGGAAGCGAGACTGTGCGATGTCGGCAGCAAATGGGGCGGCGGGAAACGGCGCGAATCTCGATGCGGCCGATATGGGCACCTCGGGCCTCGCGGGTCGGGCGGTGCTTGAGATCGGCATCGTACGAACGCTCAGCCGGCGCTCCGATGCCCGCGGCCTCGGGCGCTTCGCCGTGCATCTCGGCGTGATGACGCTGACCGGCCTGCTCGTTTACGAATGTCTGCTGCATGCCCGTTGGCTGCTGCTGCCGGCACTCGTCGTGCATGGGTTCACGATTGTGACGATGTTCGCGCCGATGCACGAATGCGTCCATCGGACTGCGTTCGCCGCACCGATCTTAAACGAAATCTTCGGCTGGCTCGCCGGCTTGTTGGGTTTCTACAACTTTCATTACTACCGCTATTACCACACGTGGCACCATCGCTACACGCAAGACACCGCGCGCGACCCGGAGCTGATGACCCCGAAGCCGCGTAATCGGTGGGAGTATTTCGTCGAAGTCAGCGGCCTCTCGTTTTGGCTGAATCGACCGGCGCTGTTTCTTAAGCTCGCCACCGGCCGGCTGGAGGGCTACGCGTTCATTCCCGTCGCGGGCCGGCGCAAGGTCGCCCTCTCGGCGGCTTGCCAACTCGCGGTGTATCTCCTCGCGCTCGGCTCCATCGCGGCGGGCTACTACTACGCGTGGTGGTTCTGGTTTCTCCCGGCGATCGTCGCGCAGCCGCTGTTGCGGATGATCTTGATCGTCGAGCACACCGGTTGCACGAGCGACGAAAACGGACTGACGAACACCCGGACGACGCTCGCTTCGTGGCCGGTCCGGCTCTTGATGTGGAACATGTCGTTTCACGCCGAGCATCATTTGTATCCCTCGATCTCGTTCCACCAGCTGCCGCAAGCCCATCGGGAGCTGAGTTCTAAGCTCACGCACATCGCACCGAGCTACGTGTCGGCGAATCGGACTGTGCTGGAAGTCGTCGATGCGCTGGCCGTCGCGGATCGGTCGCCGGCGTCAACGCCTTCCTCGCCGACACAGCCGAGCGAGCGATAACCTTGGCTCTGCCGACCGAAACTCTGCCGACCGAAACTCTGCCGACCGCAACCATGTCGACCGCAACCGTGCCCGCCGCCGCCGGCGATCCGCTCGCCGAGTCGTTTGCGTTGCCGCAGTTTCGTTTGCAGAGCGGGCCGACGCTGCCGCTGGCGCATGTGGTTTACAAAACCTTCGGCACGCTCAACGCCGAGCGCTCGAACGCGATCCTCTATCCGACGTCGTACGCCGCGCAGCACGTCGACACGCAATGGCTCGTCGGGCCCGGGCGGATTCTCGATTCCGAGCGGTATTTCATCGTCATCCCCAATATGTTCGGCAACGGCTTGTCGACGTCGCCGAGCAACTTCGCGCCCTCGGCCGACCTGCCTCGCTGCCCGGCGTTCACGCATGTCGACAACGTCGCCGCCCAACGACGATTGCTCCGCGAGCGCTTCGGCATCGAGCGCTTGGCGCTGGTCTACGGTTGGTCGATGGGAGCGCAGCAGGCCTTGCATTGGGGAGCGCTTTACCCGAGCGAAGTCGAGCGCGTGGCCGCCGTGTGCGGCTCGGCGAAGACGTCGGTACACAACCATGTGTTTCTCGAAGGCTTGCGCGGCGCGCTGACGGCCGACCCCGCTTGGACCGGCGACCGCTTCCTCGCCAAGCCCGAGCGCGGCTTGCGCGCGTTCGGTCGGGTCTACGCCGGCTGGGCTTTGTCGCAAGCTTTTTATCGCGAGCAGATGCACTTGCCGCTCGGCTATGCCTCGCTCGAAGACTTTTTGATTCGCGATTGGGAGGCAAGTTTTCTGAAGCGCGATGCGTCGAACCTGCTGTCGATGATCGACACCTGGCAGCGCTCGGACATCAGCGACAACGATCTGTATCGAGGAGATTTAAGTGCCGCGCTAGGAGCGATTCGCGCCCACACGCTCATCATGCCCGGCAGCCACGACCTGTACTTCACGCCCGAAGACAGCTTGGCCGAAGCACGCAGCATCTCGCACGCCGAGTACCGGCCGATTCCGTCTCTCTGGGGACATCGAGCCGGCAACCCCTCACGCAATCCGGTCGACGAAGCGTTTATCCAGCGCGTCGTCGCCGAGTTGCTTGAGTGCGAATGAAAGCCCGAATGACGAAACTCGAGGTCGGTGCGATGTCGTTGGAACAGAAGGCGAAAGAGCTCGGCATTCAATACTTTTTGATCTCGTATTGCGATCTCCTCGGCGCATCGCGGGCCAAGCTCGTGCCCGCCGCCGCGATCGGCGCGATGGAGAAAAACGGCGCGGGCTTCGCCGGCTTCGCGAGTTGGCTCGACATGACGCCGGCCGATCCCGACGTGCTCGCCGTGCCCGACGCCGACAGCCTGACCGTGCTGCCGTGGAAGCCCGAGGTCGGCTGGCTCGCGGCCGATCTGTGGGCGCAAGGGGCGCCGGTAGCGCAAGCGCCGCGCAACGTCCTCAAGCATTCGCTCGCCAAAGCCGCCGAGCGGGGCTACGAGTTCCGCACCGGAGTCGAACCGGAGTTCATGCTCCTCACGCCCGACGGAGAGGCGATCGGCGACGCGCGGGACTGCGCCATGAAACCGTGCTACGACCAACAAGCATTGCTGCGCCGCTACGACCTCATCACCGAAATCTGCGACGGCCTGCTCAAGCTCGGTTGGGAGCCGTATCAAAACGACCATGAAGACGCCAACGGCCAGTTCGAGATCAACTGGAAGTATTCCCACGCGCTCGAAACGGCCGACCGGCA
It encodes the following:
- a CDS encoding alpha/beta fold hydrolase, translating into MSTATVPAAAGDPLAESFALPQFRLQSGPTLPLAHVVYKTFGTLNAERSNAILYPTSYAAQHVDTQWLVGPGRILDSERYFIVIPNMFGNGLSTSPSNFAPSADLPRCPAFTHVDNVAAQRRLLRERFGIERLALVYGWSMGAQQALHWGALYPSEVERVAAVCGSAKTSVHNHVFLEGLRGALTADPAWTGDRFLAKPERGLRAFGRVYAGWALSQAFYREQMHLPLGYASLEDFLIRDWEASFLKRDASNLLSMIDTWQRSDISDNDLYRGDLSAALGAIRAHTLIMPGSHDLYFTPEDSLAEARSISHAEYRPIPSLWGHRAGNPSRNPVDEAFIQRVVAELLECE
- a CDS encoding fatty acid desaturase, whose product is MSAANGAAGNGANLDAADMGTSGLAGRAVLEIGIVRTLSRRSDARGLGRFAVHLGVMTLTGLLVYECLLHARWLLLPALVVHGFTIVTMFAPMHECVHRTAFAAPILNEIFGWLAGLLGFYNFHYYRYYHTWHHRYTQDTARDPELMTPKPRNRWEYFVEVSGLSFWLNRPALFLKLATGRLEGYAFIPVAGRRKVALSAACQLAVYLLALGSIAAGYYYAWWFWFLPAIVAQPLLRMILIVEHTGCTSDENGLTNTRTTLASWPVRLLMWNMSFHAEHHLYPSISFHQLPQAHRELSSKLTHIAPSYVSANRTVLEVVDALAVADRSPASTPSSPTQPSER